The Pricia mediterranea genome includes a window with the following:
- a CDS encoding DoxX family protein, translating into MVTIKSLNKWANAHTYYPLDLLRVTLGVFLFIKGIDFMSNHAQMAEIIEPFENIPGGMGILHYVAPAHFVGGFLIVIGLLTRWAVLAQLPILIGAVLVNFLGEMNTTNLILASVALLACLFFLFYGSGKHSADYYLKMQK; encoded by the coding sequence ATGGTTACAATTAAATCCTTGAACAAATGGGCCAATGCCCATACGTATTATCCCCTTGATCTGTTGCGGGTGACTCTCGGTGTCTTTCTTTTCATAAAGGGTATCGACTTTATGTCGAACCACGCCCAAATGGCCGAAATCATAGAACCGTTCGAAAACATACCCGGGGGCATGGGAATATTACACTACGTAGCACCTGCCCACTTTGTAGGTGGTTTTTTAATCGTCATCGGACTTTTGACGCGATGGGCCGTACTGGCGCAATTGCCTATTTTAATAGGCGCGGTACTGGTCAACTTTCTCGGGGAAATGAATACCACAAACCTTATTTTGGCCTCGGTGGCCTTGTTGGCCTGCCTCTTTTTCCTTTTCTATGGTTCGGGCAAACATTCGGCGGACTATTACTTAAAGATGCAGAAATAG
- a CDS encoding threonine aldolase family protein, producing the protein MKINLISDTVTKPTPGMLDAMLSAEVGDDVFKADPTVNALERKVAEMFGMEAALFFPSGTMTNQTAIKLHTRPGDQLICDKYAHVYNYEGGGVSFNSGVSCKLVDGHRGMMTAEQVEAAINPPDFYHSPRTSLVCVENTTNKGGGACWDFRELERIKAVCDKHGLAYHLDAARLWNALVAKGESPEQYGGLFDTISVCLSKGLGCPVGSVLIGSKEMIHKALRIRKILGGGMRQAGYLCAAGIYALDNHRDRLARDHHKAQEIGEVLQGLSYIKIVEPIETNIIIFEINENQMGEDEFVEELKAKDIHLIGMGQGKLRIVTHMDYTDGMHDAFLSLLKKLQVNQ; encoded by the coding sequence ATGAAAATAAACCTCATTAGCGATACCGTAACCAAGCCCACGCCCGGCATGCTCGACGCCATGCTGTCCGCCGAGGTGGGCGACGATGTTTTTAAAGCGGACCCCACCGTAAATGCCTTGGAGCGTAAAGTGGCCGAAATGTTCGGTATGGAAGCGGCCCTGTTCTTCCCGAGTGGCACGATGACCAACCAGACCGCTATCAAATTACATACTCGGCCCGGTGACCAATTGATCTGTGATAAGTATGCCCATGTCTATAATTACGAGGGTGGGGGAGTGAGCTTTAACAGCGGGGTCTCGTGCAAGCTCGTCGATGGCCATCGCGGGATGATGACCGCGGAACAGGTGGAGGCGGCCATAAATCCCCCTGACTTTTACCACAGTCCCCGTACTTCCCTCGTCTGTGTCGAAAACACTACGAACAAGGGTGGTGGGGCCTGTTGGGATTTTAGGGAGCTCGAACGGATAAAAGCGGTCTGCGATAAACACGGCCTCGCCTATCATCTTGATGCCGCCCGATTGTGGAATGCCCTTGTTGCTAAGGGGGAATCCCCCGAACAATATGGTGGTCTTTTCGATACCATCAGTGTCTGTTTGAGCAAGGGCCTGGGCTGTCCCGTGGGTTCGGTGCTTATCGGTAGCAAAGAGATGATCCATAAGGCCTTGCGCATCCGAAAAATATTGGGCGGCGGTATGCGGCAAGCGGGCTATCTCTGTGCCGCTGGCATCTATGCGCTGGACAATCACCGCGATAGGCTGGCCCGGGATCATCACAAAGCCCAAGAAATCGGAGAGGTCCTTCAAGGCTTATCCTACATAAAAATAGTCGAACCCATCGAAACCAATATTATTATTTTCGAAATAAACGAAAACCAGATGGGCGAAGATGAATTTGTTGAGGAACTAAAGGCAAAGGACATTCATCTTATCGGAATGGGGCAGGGCAAACTTCGGATCGTTACGCATATGGACTATACGGATGGAATGCATGATGCGTTCTTGTCCCTTTTGAAAAAGTTGCAGGTTAATCAGTAG
- a CDS encoding alpha/beta fold hydrolase, with protein MPFITNKKAKRPVDIFYEDYGTGQPVILIHGWPLSRKMWEQQVWKIVDEGFRCISYDRRGFGISSQPWENYDYSALASDLHALIEDLDLSDAVIVGFSMGGGEVVRYLTDFGSDRIAKAALISSIIPLVKKKDDNHDGVPEDALDDIKNALQKDRVGFLKEFGKGFYNFDDNKDRVSQAQLDYDFTIASFASPRATIQTALAWSHTDFRSELKNVDVPTLIVHGDADETVPKATSADQAAKGIADNTYEVIEGAPHGLHLTHSEKLNELLISFLKK; from the coding sequence ATGCCATTTATTACAAACAAAAAAGCAAAGCGCCCCGTAGATATTTTTTATGAGGATTATGGAACCGGCCAACCGGTCATTCTGATTCACGGATGGCCTTTGAGCCGTAAAATGTGGGAGCAACAAGTGTGGAAAATCGTCGATGAAGGATTCCGATGTATCTCTTACGATCGTCGGGGGTTCGGGATTTCTTCCCAACCCTGGGAAAACTATGATTACTCCGCCTTGGCCAGCGATTTACATGCCCTAATCGAGGATCTCGACCTTAGCGATGCCGTTATTGTCGGATTTTCCATGGGCGGGGGAGAGGTAGTCCGCTACCTGACGGATTTCGGATCAGATCGGATTGCCAAGGCCGCGTTGATCAGTTCCATTATTCCGCTGGTAAAAAAGAAGGATGACAATCACGATGGTGTCCCCGAGGATGCCTTGGATGATATTAAAAACGCCCTACAAAAAGACCGGGTCGGATTTCTAAAGGAGTTTGGGAAGGGCTTTTACAATTTTGATGACAACAAGGACAGGGTAAGCCAAGCTCAACTGGATTATGATTTTACAATTGCCTCATTCGCCTCTCCACGAGCAACGATACAGACCGCCTTGGCCTGGAGCCACACTGATTTTCGATCGGAACTCAAGAATGTTGATGTTCCCACCCTGATCGTACACGGAGATGCCGATGAAACGGTGCCCAAAGCCACTTCGGCGGACCAGGCGGCCAAGGGGATAGCGGACAATACCTATGAGGTGATCGAGGGTGCGCCACACGGATTGCATCTGACGCATTCCGAAAAACTGAACGAGCTGTTGATCTCGTTTTTGAAGAAGTAA
- a CDS encoding endonuclease/exonuclease/phosphatase family protein, which yields MLVLLPFLTLQGQEIKVMSYNIKYDNVNDTVNNWNDRKENVVEQIEHYGPSFIGMQEALHRQVEYIDSSLTEFSYIGVGREDGKQKGEYSQIHYDSTQYKVLEHDTFWLSDTPDKPSVGWDAALERICTYGLFENIESGDKLYVFNTHFDHKGQRARERSAELIVEKIKEINTDDLPVVLMGDFNLTPDQKPIQLIKGHLKDGQEVTRTPFYGTTGTFNGFDPERKLDHRIDYIFVKNLKVEGYVHIDDRMDNLKYISDHFPVLATLKR from the coding sequence ATGTTAGTACTATTGCCCTTCCTTACCCTACAGGGCCAAGAAATAAAGGTAATGTCCTACAACATAAAATATGACAATGTCAACGATACGGTCAACAACTGGAACGATCGGAAGGAAAATGTGGTCGAACAGATCGAACATTATGGTCCTTCGTTTATCGGAATGCAAGAGGCTCTGCATCGACAAGTGGAATATATAGACAGTAGCTTAACGGAATTTTCCTATATCGGGGTCGGCCGGGAGGATGGCAAACAAAAGGGGGAATATTCCCAGATCCATTACGACTCCACGCAATATAAAGTCTTGGAACACGACACGTTCTGGTTGTCCGACACTCCGGACAAGCCGTCCGTCGGTTGGGATGCCGCCTTGGAACGTATCTGCACCTATGGCCTCTTTGAAAATATCGAATCGGGGGACAAGTTATATGTATTTAATACCCACTTTGATCACAAGGGACAGAGGGCAAGAGAGAGGTCAGCCGAACTGATTGTAGAAAAAATCAAGGAAATAAACACGGATGACCTGCCCGTGGTCTTGATGGGGGACTTCAACCTGACGCCCGACCAAAAGCCCATTCAACTCATCAAAGGCCACCTCAAAGATGGACAGGAAGTTACCCGTACCCCCTTTTACGGAACCACCGGCACTTTCAACGGCTTCGATCCGGAGCGAAAATTGGACCATCGGATCGACTATATCTTCGTTAAAAACCTGAAGGTCGAAGGCTATGTCCACATTGATGACCGTATGGATAATCTAAAATATATTTCGGACCATTTTCCGGTATTGGCGACGCTTAAAAGATAA
- a CDS encoding zinc-dependent metalloprotease encodes MKIECKDVRFFALLMFAGMCFVRGQFAEKSKDFQKFPGFFGFQYDGKTDKIYLEVDDLEKEFLYVYSLSSGIGSNDIGLDRGQLGNEQVVYFTKAGNKLLLVQPNLKFRGLTDNPLERKSIEQAFAKSVLFGFKIEDEKEGTYTIDISDFLLQDVHGVAQRLKKAEQGTYKLDKDKSAMAMERTKAFPKNTEFDVLLTFKGDAEGDWIRSVAPNPDLVTVTQHHSFVELPGKGFEKREFDPRSGSYPFTYYDYSTPVQEPIVKRFIPRHRLEKKDPTAETSEAVEPLVYYLDNGTPEPVRTALLEGGRWWDQAFEAIGYKNAFQLKILPDDADPMDVRYNVIQWVHRSTRGWSYGGSVTDPRTGEIIKGHVSLGSLRIRQDFLIAQALMDRPFGERDDNYDPMLELALARIRQLSAHEIGHTLGFAHNFAASTTGRASVMDYPHPQFQLKTGKIDFSEAYDTGIGEWDKVTVAYAYTDFSEGMDEEQALDEILDQAQEDGLRYITDQDARPQGGAHALAHLWDNGESASEELEEVLKIRETAIANFSIDNIRKGEPNSVLEDVFAPLYFFHRYQTEATAKLIGGLDYNYTVKGDGQPTVEIVDKKAQRKALESLLKTLDAQKIAIPEKKLPLFPPRAFGYPRTRESLKGKTNVAFDALSAPETAADMTLGLLLHPERASRLIQQKALDNKNLGLEEVLDAVVGNTFKKQQEGSYLSEVQQNINFRVLFHLMNLAATEKVHPQVNAIANKKIKALSVDTNLDALGETVRMEMQRRIRDFYEHPEQFEVVPVPKIPDGSPIGMDCFH; translated from the coding sequence ATGAAGATAGAATGTAAAGATGTGCGGTTCTTTGCGCTTTTGATGTTTGCCGGAATGTGTTTCGTTAGAGGACAGTTTGCCGAAAAAAGCAAGGATTTTCAGAAGTTTCCCGGATTTTTCGGGTTTCAGTACGATGGTAAGACCGATAAAATTTATTTGGAGGTCGATGATCTGGAAAAGGAGTTCCTCTACGTCTATTCCCTTAGCAGCGGAATCGGGAGCAACGACATCGGGCTGGATCGCGGCCAATTGGGCAACGAACAGGTGGTCTATTTCACTAAGGCCGGAAACAAATTGCTGCTGGTACAGCCCAATCTTAAGTTTAGGGGGCTGACGGACAATCCCCTGGAACGTAAATCCATCGAACAGGCCTTTGCGAAGTCCGTCTTATTCGGATTTAAGATCGAGGATGAAAAGGAGGGTACCTACACCATCGATATCAGTGATTTTTTGTTGCAGGATGTCCATGGCGTAGCACAGCGGCTGAAAAAGGCCGAACAGGGCACCTACAAGCTGGACAAGGACAAAAGTGCCATGGCCATGGAACGCACCAAGGCCTTCCCGAAGAATACGGAATTCGATGTACTGCTTACCTTCAAGGGGGATGCCGAGGGGGACTGGATACGCTCTGTTGCGCCGAATCCCGACCTGGTCACCGTTACCCAGCATCATTCCTTCGTCGAGCTACCGGGCAAAGGCTTCGAAAAGCGGGAATTCGATCCGAGATCCGGTTCCTATCCCTTTACCTACTACGACTATTCCACCCCGGTTCAAGAGCCGATCGTCAAACGCTTTATTCCCCGGCACCGACTGGAGAAAAAAGATCCCACCGCCGAAACGAGTGAAGCGGTCGAGCCCCTCGTGTACTATTTGGACAACGGGACCCCGGAACCCGTGCGGACCGCCCTGTTGGAGGGAGGCCGTTGGTGGGACCAGGCTTTCGAGGCAATCGGGTATAAAAACGCCTTTCAACTGAAAATACTGCCCGACGATGCCGATCCGATGGATGTGCGCTACAACGTGATTCAATGGGTACACCGGTCCACCCGCGGCTGGAGCTACGGCGGCAGCGTCACCGATCCCCGCACCGGCGAGATCATCAAAGGCCATGTCAGCTTGGGAAGCCTCCGCATCCGACAGGATTTTCTGATCGCCCAGGCCTTGATGGACCGTCCCTTTGGGGAGCGGGACGATAACTACGACCCTATGCTGGAACTGGCTTTGGCCCGTATCCGTCAACTATCCGCCCATGAGATCGGACACACCCTGGGCTTTGCCCACAATTTTGCCGCCAGTACCACTGGCCGGGCCTCGGTGATGGATTACCCGCATCCCCAATTCCAGCTTAAAACTGGAAAAATCGACTTTTCGGAGGCGTATGATACCGGGATAGGCGAGTGGGACAAAGTAACTGTTGCCTATGCCTACACCGATTTTTCCGAGGGAATGGATGAGGAACAGGCCTTGGACGAAATTTTAGATCAGGCCCAAGAAGACGGCCTACGTTATATCACAGATCAAGATGCCCGGCCCCAGGGCGGGGCGCACGCCCTGGCCCATCTGTGGGACAACGGCGAATCGGCCAGTGAGGAACTCGAGGAGGTGCTAAAAATCAGGGAAACCGCCATAGCCAATTTTTCCATTGACAATATCCGAAAAGGCGAGCCGAATTCCGTTTTAGAGGATGTTTTTGCACCCCTTTACTTCTTTCACCGCTATCAGACCGAAGCGACCGCGAAACTGATCGGGGGCCTGGATTACAATTATACGGTTAAGGGTGACGGACAGCCTACCGTGGAAATCGTGGATAAAAAAGCGCAAAGGAAGGCCTTGGAAAGTCTCCTAAAAACTTTGGATGCCCAAAAAATCGCCATCCCGGAGAAAAAATTGCCCCTGTTTCCCCCGAGGGCCTTCGGATATCCGCGAACAAGGGAGTCGCTCAAAGGGAAAACGAATGTGGCCTTTGATGCGCTGTCCGCCCCTGAAACGGCCGCCGATATGACCCTGGGCCTGCTGTTGCATCCCGAAAGAGCATCCCGCTTGATCCAGCAAAAAGCCCTGGATAACAAGAATCTGGGACTGGAGGAAGTGTTGGATGCCGTGGTAGGGAACACCTTTAAGAAGCAACAGGAAGGGAGCTACCTTTCCGAAGTGCAGCAGAATATCAACTTTCGGGTATTGTTCCATCTGATGAACCTGGCGGCCACCGAGAAGGTCCACCCCCAGGTCAACGCGATCGCCAACAAAAAGATCAAGGCGTTATCGGTGGACACCAACTTAGATGCCCTGGGGGAAACCGTCAGGATGGAAATGCAACGGCGCATCCGTGATTTCTACGAACATCCCGAACAGTTCGAGGTGGTTCCGGTTCCGAAAATCCCTGATGGATCCCCGATTGGAATGGACTGCTTTCATTGA
- a CDS encoding metallophosphoesterase yields the protein MRIRFENSVMHVLVVALCATTFMGCSGSSDNPVPQPDDGNAGGVIDTSGTGNAVDDYPSTVFTAIGDVPYNEEQREGLTALIETHNAKSQSEFVVHVGDIKPGSAPCNEEVYKEVSEQLKQFKSPTFVVLGDNEYNDCENPEAALGFWNQYFLHFNGQWEFQQEVYYQEVRPENFAWTQNAVLFLGLNLVGSSVHDPQEWDQRLAENADYVEEQFKLYGDDIEAAVLFGHANMTEIGPDKFSLFTDRFRAAALSFGKPVLYLQGDGHFWFQNRPWPEENILRVQIEGGANAVQITVDADLKEPFAFDREFLD from the coding sequence ATGCGAATACGATTCGAAAATTCTGTGATGCACGTTTTGGTGGTGGCCCTCTGCGCTACCACCTTCATGGGCTGCTCCGGCTCATCGGACAATCCGGTTCCACAGCCGGACGACGGTAATGCCGGGGGTGTAATCGACACCTCGGGAACCGGTAACGCTGTGGACGATTATCCTTCGACGGTCTTTACCGCTATCGGAGACGTGCCCTACAATGAGGAACAGCGTGAGGGCTTGACCGCCTTGATCGAGACACACAACGCAAAGTCCCAATCCGAATTCGTCGTTCACGTCGGGGATATCAAACCTGGAAGCGCGCCCTGTAACGAAGAAGTTTACAAAGAGGTCAGCGAACAGTTGAAGCAATTCAAGTCCCCCACGTTCGTTGTTTTAGGGGATAACGAATACAACGATTGCGAGAATCCCGAGGCGGCATTGGGATTTTGGAACCAATATTTTTTACATTTCAATGGACAGTGGGAGTTTCAACAGGAGGTCTATTATCAGGAGGTGCGGCCCGAGAACTTCGCCTGGACCCAAAATGCCGTGCTCTTTTTGGGCCTAAACCTAGTGGGAAGCTCCGTTCACGACCCACAGGAGTGGGACCAACGCTTGGCCGAGAATGCGGATTATGTCGAGGAACAGTTCAAGCTCTACGGTGACGACATCGAGGCGGCCGTTCTATTCGGGCACGCCAACATGACGGAAATCGGTCCCGATAAATTCTCGCTCTTCACCGACCGGTTCAGGGCGGCCGCCCTGAGCTTCGGCAAGCCGGTGCTCTATCTGCAGGGCGACGGACATTTCTGGTTTCAGAACAGGCCTTGGCCTGAGGAAAATATTCTGCGTGTTCAAATCGAAGGTGGTGCCAACGCCGTTCAGATTACGGTAGATGCCGATTTGAAAGAACCTTTCGCGTTCGATCGGGAATTTTTGGATTGA